One Bacteroidota bacterium genomic region harbors:
- a CDS encoding N-6 DNA methylase, which translates to MNLPKFKNQHEVNLYIQTFIAQKDGKGDGYTIEEKELIARYSGSGGLGAKGAKADAGLLYEFYTPDWLCTLLWKLALNHGYDGGTVLEPSCATGNLFKDAPDVSKCVGFETNPTSARIAQILYPKATIHTGYFETAFLDPPRFVSKLKGNTTWLKEYPFSLVIGNPPYGLYKNRYSTYFDKKLFKQVEIFFIYQALQLLKSGGLLVYLLSQNFLRTGDKYNTAKEAIGKYADLIDAYRLPKVFTQSDVPTDILVLRKR; encoded by the coding sequence ATGAACCTGCCCAAGTTTAAGAACCAGCACGAAGTAAACCTTTACATCCAAACCTTTATAGCCCAAAAGGACGGTAAAGGGGACGGGTACACCATTGAGGAAAAAGAACTGATAGCCCGCTATTCGGGCAGCGGCGGCCTTGGGGCAAAAGGTGCAAAAGCCGACGCGGGGCTACTATACGAATTTTACACCCCTGACTGGCTCTGTACCTTGCTTTGGAAACTTGCCCTCAATCACGGCTATGACGGGGGAACGGTATTAGAACCTTCGTGCGCTACGGGCAACCTTTTTAAAGATGCCCCCGATGTAAGTAAATGTGTAGGGTTTGAGACCAACCCCACCTCCGCCCGTATCGCCCAAATCCTTTACCCCAAAGCAACCATACATACAGGTTATTTTGAAACGGCCTTTTTAGACCCTCCGCGTTTTGTCTCTAAACTTAAAGGCAACACCACGTGGCTGAAAGAATACCCTTTTTCGTTGGTTATCGGCAACCCGCCTTACGGCCTTTACAAGAACAGGTACAGTACCTATTTTGATAAGAAACTCTTTAAGCAGGTAGAGATATTTTTCATTTACCAAGCCCTGCAACTGCTTAAATCAGGCGGGCTATTGGTGTACCTGTTAAGCCAAAACTTTTTGCGCACCGGCGACAAGTACAACACTGCAAAAGAGGCCATCGGAAAATACGCCGACCTGATAGATGCTTACCGACTGCCTAAAGTGTTTACACAATCCGATGTACCGACGGATATACTGGTACTGCGGAAAAGATAA